One Brassica napus cultivar Da-Ae chromosome C2, Da-Ae, whole genome shotgun sequence DNA window includes the following coding sequences:
- the LOC125582342 gene encoding histone chaperone RTT106-like, with amino-acid sequence MDASLGMDDDEFLIRQVEAVEASFGLNSQTAEGVQGSKDKDSGAAVDGVNPASGNMLQQEKQKSCALGTVVENGSKKRAHVEAAEDAVCGVNLDNMHQQNCTLQEKEKSCREGTVVENGNEDDDDDDDAEDGDENEGDGGNEDKDDVGNEDEDEDDEDYD; translated from the exons ATGGATGCATCACTCGGAATGGATGATGATGAGTTTTTAATTAGGCAAGTAGAAGCAGTTGAAGCATCTTTTGGATTGAACTCACAGACGGCTGAAGGGGTGCAAGGTTCGAAGGATAAAGATAGTGGAGCGGCTGTAGATGGGGTTAATCCGGCTTCAGGTAATATGCTACAACAAGAGAAGCAAAAGAGCTGTGCACTAGGAACAGTAGTAGAGAATGGAAGTAAAAAGAGAGCTCACGTTGAAGCAGCTGAAGATGCCGTTTGTGGGGTTAATCTGGATAATATGCATCAACAAAACTGTACGCTACAAGAGAAGGAAAAGAGCTGTAGAGAAGGAACAGTTGTGGAGAATGGAA atgaagatgatgatgatgatgatgatgctgaagATGGAGATGAAAATGAAGGTGACGGTGGAAATGAAGATAAAGATGACGTTGgaaatgaagatgaagatgaagatgacgaGGACTATGATTAG
- the LOC106378304 gene encoding uncharacterized protein LOC106378304 encodes MSYKMLPQYLHVLKLANPGTIMDIKTELDKEGKSRILYAFMSLKACIDGWQHLRKVLVVDGTHMFGKFKGVLLSASGQDADCRVFPIAFAVVDSENSDSWKWFFERCAAIFAAKDKWYSSAHHGICLEHLKRNVGDKYKGLDQKHMVARAAKAFKVSEFQKIYDLIKLTDWRCWGYLEKIDKKLWTRSHFEGTRFNLMTSNIAESLNKVLLPARDSPIMALLEFIRRMLTRWFECRRYDISKMQGNIPKIIDEIVVEQLVLSTGLLVLPCSTWQFEVTHKPTKYGFVVKLEKQTCSCLEFQMLRLPCRHAIAAASFRNIEYALFVSQYHVKDTWSETVKGIILPVPNPEDINIPAETPRKKKKPNKCFRCFKEGHKKTTCKEPVP; translated from the exons ATGTCTTACAAGATGTTACCACAGTACTTGCACGTACTGAAATTAGCAAATCCTGGAACAATCATGGATATTAAAACCGAACTTGATAAAGAAGGAAAATCGAGGATCCTGTATGCATTCATGTCACTGAAGGCTTGTATCGATGGGTGGCAGCATTTGCGTAAGGTCCTTGTGGTGGATGGCACCCACATGTTTGGGAAATTCAAAGGGGTATTGCTTAGTGCTAGCGGGCAAGACGCAGACTGCCGCGTATTCCCTATTGCTTTCGCAGTAGTGGATAGCGAGAACTCAGATTCTTGGAAGTGGTTCTTCGAAAG ATGTGCCGCTATATTTGCAGCTAAAGATAAATGGTATTCATCTGCACACCATGGTATTTGTCTTGAACACCTTAAGCGTAACGTGGGCGATAAGTACAAAGGACTGGATCAGAAGCATATGGTGGCCAGGGCAGCAAAAGCTTTCAAAGTTTCTGAATTTCAAAAGATCTATGACCTTATAAAGCTCACGGATTGGAGATGTTGGGGTTACTTGGAGAAAATCGACAAAAAGTTATGGACACGTTCACATTTCGAAGGAACTAGGTTTAACTTGATGACTTCAAATATAGCTGAATCGTTGAATAAGGTGCTGCTGCCAGCGCGTGATAGCCCTATAATGGCACTGCTGGAGTTTATAAGACGGATGTTGACTAGATGGTTCGAGTGCAGGCGCTACGATATTAGTAAAATGCAGGGAAATATTCCAAAGATAATTGATGAAATAGTGGTCGAACAGTTAGTGTTGTCAACTGGCCTTCTTGTTTTGCCATGTTCTACTTGGCAGTTTGAAGTTACACACAAGCCAACCAAATACGGCTTTGTTGTTAAATTAGAGAAACAAACTTGCTCCTGCCTTGAATTCCAGATGCTGAGGTTGCCATGCCGACACGCTATTGCCGCTGCTTCTTTTCGGAACATCGAGTACGCCTTGTTTGTTTCACAATACCATGTCAAAGATACTTGGTCTGAAACAGTTAAGGGTATCATACTACCGGTTCCAAATCCAGAGGATATCAATATTCCTGCA GAGACCccgaggaaaaagaagaagccgAACAAGTGTTTCAGGTGTTTTAAGGAAGGTCACAAGAAGACTACATGCAAGGAACCGGTGCCTTGA